A genomic segment from Tessaracoccus defluvii encodes:
- the cobU gene encoding bifunctional adenosylcobinamide kinase/adenosylcobinamide-phosphate guanylyltransferase: MRYLVDFDDSHDGLRSLLEGLVAAGHATRLEAGAGRGFGGGAALVLGGARSGKSTWAEAQFADVAVVDYVATSIVDDSDGEWSERVALHRARRPATWRTVETLDLEAVLAAADEAPVLVDCLALWLDRVLTEVGAWDDADGWRDRLDVRVAGLVAAVAATRRDVILVSNEVGSGLVPGTAVERLYRDELGRLNSRIAAACREVWLCVAGVATRLR, encoded by the coding sequence ATGCGGTACCTGGTCGATTTCGACGACTCCCACGACGGGCTGCGCAGCCTGCTGGAGGGGCTGGTCGCCGCCGGACACGCGACCCGCCTGGAGGCCGGCGCAGGCCGCGGCTTCGGAGGCGGGGCCGCCCTCGTGCTCGGCGGGGCCCGGTCCGGGAAGTCGACCTGGGCCGAGGCACAGTTCGCCGATGTCGCCGTGGTCGACTACGTCGCCACGTCGATCGTCGACGACTCCGACGGGGAGTGGAGCGAGCGGGTCGCCCTGCACCGCGCCCGCCGGCCCGCGACCTGGCGCACCGTCGAGACGCTCGACCTCGAGGCCGTGCTGGCCGCCGCCGACGAGGCGCCCGTGCTTGTCGACTGCCTCGCACTGTGGCTCGACCGGGTGCTCACCGAAGTCGGTGCCTGGGACGACGCCGACGGCTGGCGCGACCGGCTCGACGTCCGCGTCGCCGGGCTGGTCGCCGCCGTCGCCGCCACGCGCCGCGACGTGATCCTCGTCAGCAACGAGGTCGGCTCCGGGCTGGTGCCCGGCACCGCCGTCGAGCGCCTCTACCGCGACGAACTGGGCAGGCTCAACAGCAGGATCGCGGCCGCGTGCCGCGAGGTGTGGCTGTGCGTCGCCGGCGTCGCGACGAGGCTGCGGTGA
- the serB gene encoding phosphoserine phosphatase SerB, whose product MRIRVTFVSAGSVPESLIALVPQPARIDREEAAYGRRVTVFAHHEEPRLLAEALRAVAGKVAVGVVTEPLAAAPARLLLMDVDSTLTTTEAVDLLAEHAGVGERVAEITERAMRGELDFAESLAERVGTLRGLPTEVFAEVGPRMTLSPGAMELIATAKAAGALVGVTSGGFVQLVQPLAERLGLDFYNANLLETEVVDGVEVLTGKVVGTVVDREQKGRDLLRFAHERGIEPRWTVAVGDGANDLGMFDAAGLSVAYCAKPVTAAAADVAIGFPRLDAVAAFAFPSF is encoded by the coding sequence ATGAGGATCCGCGTCACCTTCGTCTCCGCAGGCAGCGTCCCCGAGTCCCTGATCGCCCTCGTGCCCCAGCCGGCACGGATCGACAGGGAAGAGGCCGCCTACGGACGGCGGGTCACGGTGTTCGCACACCACGAGGAGCCCCGGCTGCTGGCCGAGGCTCTTCGTGCCGTCGCCGGGAAGGTCGCCGTCGGGGTGGTCACCGAGCCGCTCGCGGCGGCGCCGGCCCGCCTGCTGCTCATGGACGTCGACTCGACGCTGACCACGACGGAGGCCGTCGATCTACTGGCCGAGCACGCCGGCGTCGGCGAACGCGTGGCCGAGATCACCGAACGCGCCATGCGGGGCGAACTCGACTTCGCCGAGTCACTGGCGGAGCGGGTCGGCACGCTCCGCGGCCTCCCGACGGAGGTGTTCGCCGAGGTGGGCCCGCGCATGACACTGTCGCCCGGAGCGATGGAACTCATCGCCACCGCCAAGGCGGCCGGGGCCCTGGTCGGCGTCACCTCCGGCGGCTTCGTGCAACTCGTCCAGCCCCTCGCCGAGCGTCTCGGGCTCGACTTCTACAACGCCAACCTGCTGGAGACCGAGGTCGTCGACGGCGTCGAGGTCCTCACCGGGAAGGTCGTCGGCACGGTCGTCGACAGGGAGCAGAAGGGGCGCGACCTGCTGCGTTTCGCGCACGAGCGTGGCATCGAGCCGCGGTGGACGGTGGCCGTCGGCGACGGCGCCAACGACCTGGGCATGTTCGATGCGGCCGGCCTGTCCGTGGCGTACTGCGCGAAGCCGGTGACGGCGGCCGCGGCCGACGTGGCGATCGGATTCCCCCGCCTGGATGCTGTCGCGGCCTTCGCGTTCCCCTCGTTCTGA
- a CDS encoding 2'-5' RNA ligase family protein yields the protein MTTEPVIDADFVEWHGGCPHALVWAVDLDRDDVTALTARARARLTPLLLRRYARQPHLTLAYAGLAPTPGATPTDGVYGDAEFAADLAALVSAAVAPFDLVIGAFGSFAGAPYLTADGAGVASLHEALEARPGPYTPHVTIGLYATRAPLAPIISSFADWTETLVVHVPTVSLLRYETHDVAGPLEPVGRFDLATRAWTPA from the coding sequence GTGACCACCGAACCGGTCATCGACGCCGACTTCGTCGAGTGGCACGGCGGCTGCCCCCATGCGCTGGTCTGGGCGGTCGACCTGGACCGCGACGACGTCACGGCGCTGACGGCACGGGCCAGGGCCCGGCTCACACCGCTGCTGCTCCGCCGCTACGCCCGGCAGCCCCACCTGACGCTCGCCTACGCCGGGCTCGCGCCCACACCGGGCGCGACGCCCACGGACGGCGTCTACGGCGACGCCGAGTTCGCCGCCGACCTGGCCGCGCTCGTCTCCGCTGCGGTCGCACCGTTCGACCTTGTCATCGGCGCATTCGGCAGCTTCGCGGGCGCCCCGTACCTCACGGCCGACGGGGCCGGCGTGGCCTCTCTGCATGAGGCCCTGGAGGCGAGGCCGGGACCCTACACGCCCCACGTCACCATCGGCCTCTACGCGACCCGCGCGCCCCTCGCCCCGATCATCTCGTCCTTCGCCGACTGGACGGAGACGTTGGTCGTGCACGTGCCGACCGTGTCGCTGCTGCGCTACGAGACCCACGACGTCGCGGGCCCCTTGGAGCCCGTGGGCCGTTTCGACCTGGCCACCCGCGCCTGGACGCCGGCCTAG
- a CDS encoding adenosylcobinamide-GDP ribazoletransferase, which produces MRSFAAAVGLFSVLPVRGLDDVDRGHARGAMLAFPWLGALLGAIAGAVGGVAAWQQLPLLGPVLALATLAALTGALHLDGVADTADGLGSRKPAAEALSIMRRSDIGPMGVVTLVFVLGIQAMALASVPGPAWVPFAALTAAAMVSRLTVTVATVGNRFARDSGFGALFRAVTPRAGAIVDALLVAGALAGLGLLAAGPRGALVFAVAAAVAALVAWGWGAHLLRRLGGWTGDTFGSLIEITATVFLVGVAFGL; this is translated from the coding sequence GTGAGGTCGTTCGCCGCCGCCGTCGGCCTGTTCAGCGTCCTGCCGGTGCGCGGGCTCGACGACGTCGACCGCGGACACGCCCGCGGTGCGATGCTCGCATTCCCCTGGCTGGGTGCCCTCCTCGGGGCGATCGCCGGCGCCGTCGGCGGCGTGGCCGCGTGGCAGCAGCTGCCGCTGCTCGGCCCCGTGCTGGCGCTCGCGACGCTGGCCGCGCTGACCGGCGCGCTGCATCTCGACGGCGTCGCAGACACCGCCGACGGGCTCGGCTCCCGCAAGCCCGCGGCCGAGGCGTTGTCCATCATGCGTCGCTCGGACATCGGGCCCATGGGCGTGGTGACGCTCGTCTTCGTGCTGGGGATCCAGGCGATGGCGCTCGCCTCCGTGCCCGGGCCCGCCTGGGTGCCGTTCGCTGCCCTGACGGCGGCCGCCATGGTGTCGCGACTCACCGTCACCGTCGCGACGGTCGGCAACCGGTTCGCCAGGGACAGCGGCTTCGGGGCCCTGTTCCGCGCCGTGACCCCGCGGGCAGGGGCCATCGTCGACGCCCTGCTGGTCGCCGGTGCGCTGGCGGGCCTCGGCCTGCTGGCGGCCGGGCCGCGCGGTGCCCTCGTGTTCGCCGTCGCGGCCGCGGTGGCCGCACTCGTGGCCTGGGGGTGGGGCGCCCATCTCCTGCGCCGTCTCGGCGGCTGGACCGGCGACACGTTCGGCTCGCTGATCGAGATCACGGCGACCGTGTTCCTGGTGGGCGTCGCCTTCGGTCTCTAG
- a CDS encoding acetyl-CoA hydrolase/transferase family protein → MSGRIRNEALKSKVMSAHDAAALVKNGWNIGFSGFTGSGYPKAFPEALAAVIDAAHNRGEEMRIGVWTGASTAPELDGALARTGGISYRAPYQSDPEMRTAINNGTSYYQDIHLSHMGPQVSQGFLGKLNVAVIEATAITAEGDLIPSSSVGMNRTYLDYADAVIIEVNSWQSEGLFGMHDIYYPIGALPPNRVPLPIQNPGDRIGGKVMKLDPSKVIAIIETDAPDRNTPFKLLDDDSRAIANNLLDFLGNEVKQGRLPKNLLPLQSGVGNIANAVLQGLLDGPFENLTSYTEVIQDGMVDLLDSGKLTVASATAFSLSPKAAEKMNDNAAHYAKKIVLRPQDVSNHPEAIRRMGVIACNGMIEADIYGNVNSTHVMGSRMQNGIGGSGDFTRNGWISSFVTPSTAKGGAISCIVPMVNHVDHTEHDVQVIITEQGLADLRGMAPRQRAKLIIDNCAHPDFKEPLREYVKLAEKKANGMHTPHDLATALGWHVRFLETGTMMP, encoded by the coding sequence ATGTCTGGTCGCATCCGCAACGAGGCGCTCAAGAGCAAGGTGATGTCGGCCCACGACGCCGCCGCCCTCGTCAAGAACGGATGGAACATCGGCTTCTCGGGCTTCACCGGCTCGGGGTACCCGAAGGCCTTCCCGGAGGCGCTCGCCGCCGTCATCGACGCCGCACACAACCGCGGCGAGGAAATGAGGATCGGCGTCTGGACCGGCGCCTCGACCGCCCCGGAGCTGGACGGCGCCCTGGCCCGCACCGGCGGCATCAGCTACCGCGCCCCGTACCAGTCCGATCCGGAGATGCGCACCGCCATCAACAACGGCACCTCCTACTACCAGGACATCCACCTGTCCCACATGGGGCCGCAGGTGTCGCAGGGCTTCCTCGGGAAGCTCAACGTCGCCGTCATCGAGGCCACCGCAATCACGGCCGAGGGCGACCTGATCCCGTCGTCATCGGTCGGTATGAACCGCACCTACCTCGACTATGCGGACGCCGTCATCATCGAGGTCAACTCGTGGCAGTCCGAGGGCCTCTTCGGCATGCACGACATCTACTACCCGATCGGCGCCCTGCCCCCGAACCGGGTGCCCCTGCCGATCCAGAACCCCGGCGACCGCATCGGTGGCAAGGTCATGAAGCTCGATCCCTCCAAGGTGATCGCCATCATCGAGACCGACGCCCCCGACCGCAACACGCCGTTCAAGCTGCTGGACGACGACTCCCGCGCCATCGCCAACAACCTGCTGGACTTCCTCGGCAACGAGGTCAAGCAGGGGCGTCTGCCGAAGAACCTGCTGCCGCTGCAGTCTGGCGTGGGCAACATCGCCAACGCCGTCCTCCAGGGCCTGCTCGACGGCCCCTTCGAGAACCTGACCTCCTACACCGAGGTCATCCAGGACGGCATGGTCGACCTGCTCGACTCGGGCAAGCTGACGGTGGCGTCGGCGACCGCCTTCTCCCTGAGCCCCAAGGCCGCCGAGAAGATGAACGACAACGCCGCCCACTACGCCAAGAAGATCGTGCTGCGTCCGCAGGACGTGTCGAACCACCCCGAGGCGATCCGTCGCATGGGCGTCATCGCCTGCAACGGCATGATCGAGGCCGACATCTACGGCAACGTGAACTCCACGCACGTCATGGGTTCGCGCATGCAGAACGGCATCGGCGGCTCGGGTGACTTCACCCGTAACGGCTGGATCTCCTCGTTCGTCACGCCGTCGACGGCGAAGGGCGGCGCGATCTCCTGCATCGTCCCGATGGTCAACCACGTCGACCACACGGAGCACGACGTCCAGGTCATCATCACCGAGCAGGGCCTCGCGGACCTGCGTGGCATGGCCCCGCGGCAGCGGGCCAAGCTGATCATCGACAACTGCGCGCACCCGGACTTCAAGGAGCCGCTGCGCGAGTACGTCAAGCTCGCCGAGAAGAAGGCCAACGGCATGCACACGCCGCACGACCTCGCCACGGCGCTCGGCTGGCACGTCCGGTTCCTCGAGACCGGCACCATGATGCCCTGA
- a CDS encoding S1C family serine protease, whose product MSNEQHPHPWSREASQVDAPTVRQPAQPTPSPQMQAMGQPTQTPTAQQPFRVSTPPTQPLPPYGPQPMSPFGQPTAPAAVTKPKKARTGVASLVAIALLAAGVGGGAGFAAAQLGGSAGASQSTTTTVLQGDATSPDWTAVAEAASKSVVAIQVVGRTGSGGEGSGVVIDAQGHIVTNNHVVSSSGSGAQITVLLGNVSYEATVVGTDPTTDLAVIKLVDPPANLDVMPYGDSATLAVGDPVMAIGNPLGLVDTVTTGIVSALNRPVTTQAVTDNTNPVVRQNTQAVVTAAIQTNAAINPGNSGGALVNSAGELVGIPSSIATLTSSSNSESGNIGIGFAIGSDQVRYVADQLISTGKAEHPQLGVTAQDAGQTGQQGATIMAVTPDSPAEAAGLRAGDLVVSVDGAPVASTESLVALVRAGRVGEPMELVVLRNGKEETITVTPAAAAS is encoded by the coding sequence ATGAGCAACGAACAGCACCCCCACCCCTGGAGCCGCGAGGCCTCCCAGGTCGATGCGCCCACCGTCCGACAGCCGGCCCAGCCGACCCCGTCGCCGCAGATGCAGGCGATGGGACAGCCCACCCAGACGCCCACTGCCCAGCAGCCGTTCCGGGTCTCCACTCCCCCCACCCAGCCGCTCCCGCCCTACGGCCCCCAGCCGATGAGCCCCTTCGGCCAGCCCACGGCACCAGCCGCGGTGACGAAGCCGAAGAAGGCCCGCACGGGCGTGGCCAGCCTCGTCGCCATCGCCCTGCTGGCAGCCGGTGTCGGCGGCGGTGCCGGGTTCGCCGCCGCCCAGCTGGGTGGCAGCGCAGGCGCCTCCCAGTCCACGACCACGACGGTGCTGCAGGGCGACGCGACCAGCCCCGACTGGACCGCCGTCGCCGAGGCCGCCTCGAAGTCCGTCGTCGCCATCCAGGTCGTCGGGCGGACGGGTTCCGGCGGCGAGGGCTCCGGCGTGGTCATCGACGCCCAGGGCCACATCGTCACCAACAACCACGTCGTCTCCAGCTCGGGAAGCGGCGCCCAGATCACCGTCCTGCTGGGCAACGTGTCCTATGAGGCGACCGTCGTCGGCACCGACCCCACGACCGACCTCGCCGTCATCAAGCTCGTCGACCCGCCCGCCAACCTCGACGTCATGCCGTACGGCGACTCGGCCACGCTCGCGGTGGGTGACCCCGTGATGGCCATCGGCAACCCGCTCGGCCTCGTCGACACCGTCACCACCGGCATCGTCTCGGCCCTCAACCGGCCGGTGACGACGCAGGCGGTCACCGACAACACGAACCCCGTCGTGCGGCAGAACACCCAGGCCGTCGTCACGGCGGCGATCCAGACCAACGCGGCCATCAACCCGGGCAACTCGGGTGGCGCCCTCGTCAACAGCGCCGGTGAACTCGTCGGCATCCCGTCGTCGATCGCGACGCTGACGTCGTCGTCGAACTCCGAGTCCGGCAACATCGGCATCGGGTTCGCGATCGGGTCCGACCAGGTCCGCTACGTCGCCGACCAGCTCATCTCCACCGGCAAGGCGGAACACCCCCAGCTGGGCGTCACCGCCCAGGACGCCGGTCAGACGGGGCAACAGGGCGCGACCATCATGGCCGTCACCCCCGACTCGCCCGCCGAGGCGGCTGGGCTGCGGGCCGGCGACCTCGTCGTCTCCGTCGACGGCGCCCCCGTCGCCTCCACCGAGTCGCTCGTCGCCCTCGTGCGCGCGGGCCGCGTCGGCGAGCCGATGGAACTGGTCGTCCTGCGCAACGGCAAGGAGGAGACCATCACGGTCACGCCCGCGGCCGCCGCGAGCTGA
- a CDS encoding MarC family protein encodes MNVMLTAAMTFLLVMDPLGNVPLFLTSLRNTKPERRQWVILRECLIALVVMIAFLFLGKSLLDVLHIDPAALTAAGGVILMLISIRMVFPTSERNLAEPTTHDEPFIVPLAVPYVAGPSLLAIIVVFVSQDQGNWAWYLGGLLISWAITTVALYFSGFLQRVVGTRALVATERLMGMILVLLAVQMMFDGTRAFFMA; translated from the coding sequence ATGAACGTGATGCTGACGGCTGCGATGACCTTCCTGCTGGTCATGGATCCGCTCGGCAATGTGCCCCTGTTCCTGACGTCGCTGCGCAACACCAAGCCGGAGCGGCGCCAGTGGGTGATCCTGCGCGAGTGCCTCATCGCGCTCGTGGTCATGATCGCCTTCCTGTTCCTCGGCAAGTCGCTGCTCGATGTGCTGCACATCGACCCGGCCGCGCTGACCGCGGCAGGCGGCGTGATCCTCATGCTGATCTCGATCAGGATGGTGTTTCCTACCTCGGAGCGGAACCTCGCCGAGCCGACGACACACGACGAACCGTTCATCGTGCCGCTGGCCGTCCCCTACGTCGCGGGCCCCTCGCTGCTGGCGATCATCGTCGTCTTCGTCAGCCAGGACCAGGGCAACTGGGCGTGGTACCTCGGCGGCCTCCTCATCTCCTGGGCCATCACGACGGTGGCCCTCTACTTCTCCGGCTTCCTGCAGCGGGTGGTCGGTACCCGCGCCCTGGTGGCCACCGAGCGGCTCATGGGCATGATCCTGGTGCTGCTCGCCGTCCAGATGATGTTCGACGGTACGCGGGCCTTCTTCATGGCCTGA
- a CDS encoding class I SAM-dependent methyltransferase, which yields MLGVLKGGGRTGGLEAEDVLDWGCGNGSVSMWLAARGHRVLARDVSWSAVAATAVAAEVNGLTVDATWGSGLDGYADGSLDAIVTNPPFHLGVAKDSSDTLEMFDGARRVLRRGGKLWCVFNSHLPYRKELNVRVGRTQIAAQDPRYTVTVTTVA from the coding sequence ATGCTCGGGGTGCTCAAGGGCGGCGGGCGCACCGGCGGACTCGAGGCCGAGGACGTGCTCGACTGGGGCTGCGGCAACGGCAGCGTGTCGATGTGGCTGGCTGCCCGGGGTCACCGGGTCCTCGCGCGTGACGTGAGCTGGTCTGCGGTCGCCGCCACCGCCGTCGCCGCGGAGGTCAACGGCCTCACCGTCGACGCGACGTGGGGATCGGGCCTGGACGGCTACGCCGACGGGTCGCTCGACGCCATCGTCACCAACCCGCCGTTCCACCTGGGCGTGGCCAAGGACTCGTCCGACACACTGGAGATGTTCGACGGCGCCCGCCGCGTGCTGCGCCGGGGAGGGAAGCTGTGGTGCGTCTTCAACTCGCACCTGCCCTACCGCAAGGAACTGAACGTGCGCGTCGGCCGCACCCAGATCGCGGCCCAGGACCCGCGCTACACGGTCACCGTCACCACGGTCGCCTGA
- a CDS encoding FAD-binding and (Fe-S)-binding domain-containing protein produces the protein MSVTTSRAHLAPGNTAAISALRAALGADAVSTRELDRIALAVDASHYLRAPDAIARARSVADVATAMAVASQAGWPLTFRAGGSSLSGQALSMGLTLDVRRHFRDIEVLDGGARVRVQPGATIRQVNGALARHRRKLGPDPASEIACTIGGMVANNSSGMTCGTEKNAYRTIDSMTIVLPSGTVVDTAAPGAEADLRRREPALVEVLERLRDDLRREEVAADLRRRYAIKNTMGYGLNSFLDHDSPVRILEHLMIGSEGTLGFVAEAVFHTVPVPARTATGLLLFDSLDAATTALPHLVRSGADVVELIDAASIRAMGADASSVLPAGFVPDRHASLLVEYQADDDRGIAERIATGDATFADLGGLASPPEMTQDTRRRDQMWLMRKGLYTKVARSRPAGTAALLEDVAVPMESLGGVCSELQVLFEAHGYADAVIFGHAKDGNIHFLVTEDFAGPASLKRYEDFTEDMVQLVLDRQGTLKAEHGTGRIMAPFVHRQYGDELYQAMWDVKNACDPARILNPGAVLTEDPQLHLRDIKATAPVREVLDDCVECGYCEPVCPSQHLTTTPRQRIVIQRAIAEAEAVGDADLAAKLFDQETYDVVQTCAVDGMCSTACPVQINTGDLVRDLRRERQSGILDAGWNVAAKHWAGVLRVASAGMTVVDHMPTPLVRGALGAARAVVGTDVVPNLTKELPGGGPIRDAVAAHDPHAIFMPACVGTMFGSDHACGTGVGGAVRALAEAAGLRLRTPDGIRELCCGTPWKSKGLTKGYETMTDKVAEWAVAATDNGALPLVCDNVSCSEGVEIALRHRGITGITVLDATQWVAEQVAPKLPPLPKAPVAVLHPTCSSTLMGVNDYLTFLAGLVADEVIVPQGWRCCAFAGDRGLLHEELTATSTQDEARHAREADADLYLSLNRTCELGMTRATGKTYVHVLEELAARVAAAGSQG, from the coding sequence GTGTCGGTCACCACCTCCCGAGCCCACCTCGCACCGGGTAACACCGCGGCGATCAGCGCGCTGCGTGCCGCCCTCGGCGCCGACGCCGTCAGCACGCGCGAGCTGGACCGCATCGCGCTCGCCGTCGACGCCTCGCACTACCTGCGCGCCCCCGACGCCATCGCGCGGGCCAGGAGCGTGGCGGACGTCGCCACCGCCATGGCCGTGGCCAGCCAGGCCGGGTGGCCGCTCACCTTCCGCGCGGGCGGCTCCAGCCTGTCCGGACAGGCCCTGTCCATGGGGCTCACGCTCGACGTGCGCCGTCACTTCCGCGACATCGAGGTGCTCGACGGCGGCGCGCGCGTCCGCGTGCAGCCCGGCGCCACCATCCGTCAGGTCAACGGGGCGCTGGCCCGCCACAGGCGCAAGCTCGGCCCGGACCCGGCCTCCGAGATCGCCTGCACGATCGGCGGCATGGTCGCCAACAACTCCTCCGGCATGACCTGCGGCACGGAGAAGAACGCCTACCGCACCATCGACTCCATGACGATCGTGCTGCCGAGCGGCACCGTCGTCGACACCGCCGCCCCGGGTGCCGAGGCGGACCTCCGCCGCCGCGAACCGGCCCTGGTCGAGGTCCTGGAACGGCTGCGGGACGACCTGCGCCGCGAAGAGGTCGCCGCCGACCTCCGCCGTCGCTACGCCATCAAGAACACGATGGGCTACGGCCTGAACTCGTTCCTGGACCACGACAGCCCCGTGCGGATCCTCGAGCACCTGATGATCGGCTCGGAGGGGACGCTCGGCTTCGTGGCCGAGGCCGTCTTCCACACGGTCCCCGTCCCGGCCCGCACCGCGACCGGCCTGCTGCTGTTCGACTCGCTCGACGCGGCCACCACCGCGCTGCCGCACCTCGTCCGCTCCGGCGCCGACGTCGTCGAGCTCATCGACGCCGCCTCCATCCGGGCGATGGGAGCCGACGCGAGCTCGGTGCTGCCCGCCGGCTTCGTGCCGGACCGGCACGCGTCGCTGCTGGTCGAGTACCAGGCCGACGACGACCGGGGCATCGCGGAGCGGATCGCCACCGGCGACGCGACCTTCGCCGACCTCGGCGGGCTCGCCTCACCGCCCGAGATGACGCAGGACACGCGGCGCCGGGACCAGATGTGGCTCATGCGCAAGGGCCTCTACACGAAGGTGGCCCGCAGCAGACCCGCCGGCACCGCCGCGCTGCTCGAGGATGTCGCCGTCCCCATGGAGAGCCTCGGCGGCGTCTGCTCCGAGCTGCAGGTGCTGTTCGAGGCGCACGGCTACGCCGACGCCGTCATCTTCGGCCACGCGAAGGACGGCAACATCCACTTCCTTGTGACCGAGGACTTCGCCGGCCCCGCATCGCTCAAGCGGTACGAGGACTTCACCGAGGACATGGTCCAGCTGGTGCTCGACAGGCAGGGCACGCTCAAGGCCGAGCACGGCACGGGCCGGATCATGGCCCCGTTCGTCCACCGGCAGTACGGCGACGAGCTGTACCAGGCCATGTGGGACGTCAAGAACGCGTGCGACCCCGCACGGATCCTCAACCCCGGCGCCGTGCTGACCGAAGACCCCCAGCTGCACCTGCGCGACATCAAGGCGACAGCCCCGGTGCGGGAGGTCCTCGACGACTGCGTCGAGTGCGGCTACTGCGAGCCGGTGTGCCCGAGCCAGCACCTGACCACCACCCCGCGGCAGCGCATCGTCATCCAGCGCGCCATCGCGGAGGCGGAGGCCGTCGGCGACGCCGACCTGGCCGCGAAGCTGTTCGATCAGGAGACCTACGACGTCGTCCAGACCTGCGCCGTCGACGGCATGTGCTCGACGGCCTGCCCCGTCCAGATCAACACGGGAGATCTGGTCCGCGACCTGCGCCGCGAACGGCAGTCCGGGATCCTCGACGCGGGCTGGAATGTCGCGGCGAAGCACTGGGCGGGTGTCCTGCGGGTCGCCTCGGCGGGCATGACGGTGGTCGACCACATGCCGACGCCGCTGGTGCGGGGCGCTCTCGGCGCCGCCCGCGCCGTCGTCGGCACCGACGTCGTGCCCAACCTGACGAAGGAGCTTCCCGGCGGCGGCCCCATCCGTGACGCCGTCGCGGCGCACGACCCGCACGCCATCTTCATGCCCGCGTGCGTGGGCACGATGTTCGGCTCGGACCACGCCTGCGGCACCGGCGTCGGCGGCGCTGTCCGCGCCCTCGCCGAGGCGGCCGGGCTGCGTCTGCGGACCCCCGACGGCATCCGCGAACTCTGCTGCGGCACCCCCTGGAAGTCGAAGGGGCTGACCAAGGGCTACGAGACGATGACGGACAAGGTCGCCGAATGGGCCGTGGCCGCCACGGACAACGGGGCCCTGCCGCTGGTCTGCGACAACGTCTCCTGCTCCGAGGGCGTCGAGATCGCGCTGAGGCACCGGGGCATCACCGGCATCACGGTGCTGGACGCGACGCAGTGGGTGGCCGAGCAGGTCGCGCCGAAGCTGCCTCCGCTGCCCAAGGCGCCGGTGGCGGTGCTGCACCCGACGTGCTCCTCGACCCTGATGGGCGTCAACGACTACCTGACGTTCCTCGCCGGCCTGGTGGCCGACGAGGTGATCGTGCCGCAGGGCTGGCGCTGCTGCGCCTTCGCCGGCGACCGGGGCCTGCTGCACGAGGAGCTGACGGCGACGTCGACCCAGGACGAGGCACGGCACGCCCGCGAGGCGGATGCCGACCTGTACCTGTCGCTCAACCGCACCTGTGAGCTGGGCATGACCCGGGCGACGGGGAAGACCTACGTGCACGTGCTCGAGGAGCTGGCGGCCCGGGTCGCCGCCGCGGGATCGCAGGGGTAG